ATCGGCACGCAGGCGGTCATTCAGGAAAAAGTTATTTTTCAAAAATTGGGTTTTGTTATTATCGATGAGCAGCATCGTTTCGGCGTAGTCCAGCGGCAATTATTAAAAACTAAAAGCGCGGAAAATGTTGACCTGCTGATAATGACCGCCACGCCGATCCCGCGTAGTTTGGCTCTGACGATTTACGGCGATTTAGACCGCTCAAATATTGATGAGCTGCCGCCCGGGCGCACGCCGGTCAAGACTTATCACGCGACGCCACGCGCGCGCCAGCGCGTGCGCGAATTTTTGCGTCGGCATTTGCGGCAGGGCGAACAGGCTTACATTGTTTATCCGCTGGTCGAAGAGTCAGAAAAAATCGACCTGCAGGCCGCGGCTGAATCCTGCGCGCAGCTGGTAAAAATTTTTCCGGAATACCGGATCGGGCTTTTGCACGGCCGCCTGAAAAGCGCGGAAAAAGCGGAGATCATCCGCCAGTTTCGGGAAAAAGAGCTGCAGGTTTTAGTCTCGACGACGGTGATCGAGGTCGGTGTCGACGTGCCCAATGCGACGATCATGATCATCGAGAACGCCGAGCGTTTCGGCCTGGCGCAGCTGCATCAGCTCCGCGGCCGGGTGGGGCGCGGCCGGCAGGAAGCGTTCTGTTTTTTGATCGCCGAACTTAAATCTGCGGACAGCAAAAAAAGGATCAACGCTCTGGTTGAAACAACGGACGGCTTTAAGCTGGCGGAGATCGATCTGGCGCTGCGCGGTCCGGGTGATTTTACCGGCGTGGCGCAGTCCGGTTTTCCTGACCGGCTGCTGGCCGATTTGGTCAAAGACGAGAAGCTCCTGCAGGCCGCGCGTGCCGCCGCCTTTGCGCTGATCGAGCGGGACCCGCGTCTGGCCAAACCGGAACACGCTTTGCTCCGTGCCGAACTGCGCCGGCGCAGTCACGGATTGATCGATTATATTTTGCTGAATTAACTATTTTTTGTTTTTGGCGGGCAGTTTATTTAAAAACTCTAAACAAGCCAGCCGCGCCGCGAAACTCATCTTGCGGAAGACGGTTAACAATCTTTGTTCTGCGCGGCTGGTTTTAAGCGGTTTTTCCAGAGGAGCTTTATAGTTTAGAAATAAATAATCAATAGGCACGCCATAAAAATCGGTTAATTTTAGTAAAATATCCAGGCGGGGCACGCCGGTATGGCCTTTTTCTAGATAAACATAATTGGAAAAATCAATGTCCAGTAATCCGGTCAACACTTCCATAGTCAAACCCTTTTTCTGGCGTAATTCTTTCAGGCGTTTGCCGATGTGCAGCTGGAGTTTTTGGATATTGCTCATTGTTTTTAACCATCCTTATCCTGTTATTTTATGAATTGACGAAAATAAAAACATTGATAATTATCAATATTGATATATATCAGCTTTCCGGCGGCGGAGCCAGTTCTGTTATCAGCATTGTGCCTAAGTTTTACACGCTGGTTTATATTATGAAAGTTAAATAAATCCACCGCGGCGAAAAAATGAATTGAGCAGTGAGACCGGCCTGTTGTACAATTTGCCATAATGCGCATCATCGCCGGACAATACAAACACCGCCTTTTGGCTTTTCCCAAAAATGATCCGGATCTGCGCCCGACCAAAGATATGGTTAAGGAAGCCTTGTTTTCTATTATCGGCGCCCGCGTCAACGGCGCGCGATTTTTAGATCTCTATGCGGGCAGCGGCTCGATCGGTCTGGAAGCGGTCAGTCGGGGCGCGCGCGAAGCGGTTTTCGTTGACCAAAACACGCAGTTTATCCGCGGCAATATTCAAAAACTCGGCTGCCTGAATACGCGTGTTTACCACAGCGACGTGCCGCGCGCGCTTAAATCTCTGGCGGCCAAAACGGAAAATTTTGATATTATTTTTCTTGATCCGCCGTACCGGCGGGGTCTGCTTGCGGTTTCGGCCTGCTTTGCTATACTAAATCCCGCTGGTTTGCTGATCGCTGAGACGGCGGCGGACTACACGCCGGAACTGCCGCCGGAGGTGAAGATCCGGGACGAGCGGCGTTACGGCTCGGCCAAGTTATTATTTTTGGAGAAAAAAAATTGAGCAAAGCTATTTATCCGGGTTCTTTTGATCCGATCACCAATGGTCATCTTGACATCATCGAACGTGCCGCTAAAATTTTTGACGAGATAATTGTCGCGGTATTGCACAATGACGATAAACGGCATTTATTTCCGATCGAGGAGCGGCTGCGGATCTTGCAGGAATCCCTGACGCATATCCCCAATGTCTCGCTGCGGACTTTTGACGGACTGCTCGTCGATTTTGCCGTGGCGTGCGGCACCAATCTGGTCATTCGCGGCCTGCGCATGGTGTCCGATTTTGATTACGAATTTCAAATGACACTGACCAACCGCCAGCTCAAAAGCGATTTGGAGACGGTTTTCCTGATGACCGACGCGGCCTATTCTTTTTTGTCGTCGAGTGTGGCGCGGCAGATCGCCGGCTATCGCGGCAAGGTCGAGCATCTGGTGCCGCCGGCTTCGGCTAAAGCCCTACGACAAAAATTTGAAAAGCCTCCGCAAAAGTAAGTTTTTTATATTTTTGCAGAGGCTTCGCAAAAAATTTGCTTGAACTGCCAAATTGTTTGGTGTTATGATTGTTGACGGGGGTTTTCATGGAAACATTGGGCTTGATCGAGGAAATTGTCGCCTATATTTCCGGCGCACCCAAAGCGCCTTTTTCTAAAAATAAAATCGTGGTGGAAGAGCGGCGTTTACTGGATTTTTTGGAGAAACTTAAACTGCTGGCGCAGACAGAAGGTCAGGCCGCGCGGCGGGCAGTGAGTGTGCCGCAATTGAAGCCGTTGCGTAAAGAGCAGTACGATCCCAAGGCTTTCGGCGCGGAAGGCGAGCCTTTGATCCGGCAGGCTAAACAAAAGGCTGACGCCCTGACCCGCGAGGCCGATGAGTACGCCGACCATGTTTTGGCTCATTTGCAGGTCGTGATCGCTAAATGGGAGCGCACTTTGCATAACGGGCGGGAAGTTCTTAAAAAACGCAGGGAGG
Above is a window of Candidatus Margulisiibacteriota bacterium DNA encoding:
- a CDS encoding helix-turn-helix domain-containing protein; protein product: MSNIQKLQLHIGKRLKELRQKKGLTMEVLTGLLDIDFSNYVYLEKGHTGVPRLDILLKLTDFYGVPIDYLFLNYKAPLEKPLKTSRAEQRLLTVFRKMSFAARLACLEFLNKLPAKNKK
- the rsmD gene encoding 16S rRNA (guanine(966)-N(2))-methyltransferase RsmD; translation: MMRIIAGQYKHRLLAFPKNDPDLRPTKDMVKEALFSIIGARVNGARFLDLYAGSGSIGLEAVSRGAREAVFVDQNTQFIRGNIQKLGCLNTRVYHSDVPRALKSLAAKTENFDIIFLDPPYRRGLLAVSACFAILNPAGLLIAETAADYTPELPPEVKIRDERRYGSAKLLFLEKKN
- the coaD gene encoding pantetheine-phosphate adenylyltransferase, yielding MSKAIYPGSFDPITNGHLDIIERAAKIFDEIIVAVLHNDDKRHLFPIEERLRILQESLTHIPNVSLRTFDGLLVDFAVACGTNLVIRGLRMVSDFDYEFQMTLTNRQLKSDLETVFLMTDAAYSFLSSSVARQIAGYRGKVEHLVPPASAKALRQKFEKPPQK